In the Deinococcus yavapaiensis KR-236 genome, one interval contains:
- a CDS encoding aldo/keto reductase, with amino-acid sequence MTNSTLPLRRLGRTGLKVSALSLGTMQFGWTADEATSHAVLDAYAEAGGNFIDTADIYSNWAPGNPGGVSEEIIGRWLQERDRSDFVVATKVRGPMGGPLREGLSKRWILQAAEESLSRLNIDYIDLYQVHWPDLETPIEETLEALTDLVRSGLVRYIGASNFPAWRLTESLWKADKHSFARFDSLQPEYSIAAPVRASFERELAILCQTHGIGVIPYSPLSGGFLTGKYRKGQPLPDSERAGGIQRRFFSDQNFAVVEELVRVADAHGAKPAQVALAWLLAKPYMTAPIIGANSVEQLRDLLPAATLRLTPEDITALDEVSKWERARTDV; translated from the coding sequence ATGACGAACTCCACTTTGCCTTTGCGCCGCCTCGGCCGCACCGGCCTCAAGGTCAGCGCGCTCAGCCTCGGCACCATGCAGTTCGGCTGGACCGCCGACGAAGCGACGAGTCACGCCGTTCTCGACGCGTACGCCGAAGCGGGCGGGAACTTCATCGACACCGCCGACATCTACAGCAACTGGGCGCCCGGCAATCCCGGCGGCGTCTCCGAGGAGATCATCGGGCGCTGGCTTCAAGAGCGTGACCGCAGCGACTTCGTCGTCGCCACGAAAGTGCGCGGCCCCATGGGCGGTCCGCTGCGCGAAGGCCTCTCCAAGCGCTGGATCTTGCAAGCCGCCGAGGAAAGCTTGTCTCGCCTCAACATCGACTACATCGACTTGTACCAAGTGCACTGGCCGGACTTGGAGACGCCCATCGAGGAGACCCTCGAAGCCCTCACCGACCTCGTGCGCTCGGGCCTCGTGCGCTACATCGGCGCGAGCAATTTCCCCGCGTGGCGCCTCACCGAGAGCTTGTGGAAGGCCGACAAGCATAGCTTCGCGCGCTTCGATTCGCTGCAGCCCGAGTACTCCATCGCCGCGCCCGTCCGCGCGAGCTTCGAGCGCGAACTCGCCATTTTGTGCCAAACGCACGGCATCGGCGTCATTCCGTACAGCCCCCTCTCGGGCGGCTTCCTCACCGGCAAGTACCGCAAAGGGCAACCCTTGCCGGACAGCGAACGCGCGGGCGGCATTCAACGCCGCTTCTTCTCCGACCAGAACTTCGCGGTCGTGGAAGAGCTCGTGCGCGTCGCCGACGCCCATGGCGCCAAACCTGCCCAAGTGGCCCTCGCGTGGCTGCTCGCCAAGCCTTACATGACTGCCCCCATCATCGGCGCCAACAGCGTCGAGCAGCTTCGTGACTTGCTGCCCGCCGCGACGCTTCGACTCACGCCCGAGGACATCACGGCCCTCGATGAAGTCAGCAAGTGGGAGCGGGCCCGAACGGACGTCTGA
- a CDS encoding 5-oxoprolinase subunit PxpA translates to MQRLLELDLNADLGEGSPGEADILDVVTSANVACGGHAGDEVTMRASVRLALRGGVAIGAHPGFPDRENFGRVERPVTPSQAFEFVSEQIAALQAVAREEGATIAHVKPHGALYNMAVRDFELSLAIARSVKASGIRLLFGLPNSELLRAAAAENLVEVAETFADRAYLRDGTLMPRARPGSVLHGEAAIRQGLSIAVRGEVNAEGAPLKLEAQTLCLHGDGRDAVALARSLRDALVREGVTLRAPRP, encoded by the coding sequence ATGCAGCGACTTCTCGAACTTGACCTCAACGCCGACCTCGGCGAGGGCAGCCCCGGCGAAGCCGACATCCTCGACGTCGTCACGAGCGCGAACGTCGCTTGCGGCGGTCACGCCGGTGACGAGGTGACGATGCGAGCGTCGGTGCGCCTCGCACTGCGAGGCGGCGTGGCGATCGGCGCGCATCCCGGCTTTCCCGACCGTGAGAACTTCGGGCGCGTCGAGCGTCCCGTGACGCCTTCTCAAGCTTTCGAGTTCGTGTCCGAGCAGATTGCCGCTTTGCAAGCCGTCGCCCGCGAGGAGGGCGCAACCATAGCGCACGTCAAGCCGCACGGCGCTCTTTACAACATGGCCGTTCGGGACTTCGAGCTCTCCCTCGCGATTGCCAGAAGCGTCAAGGCGAGCGGCATTCGGTTGTTGTTCGGCTTGCCGAACTCCGAATTGCTGAGGGCCGCCGCCGCCGAGAACCTCGTCGAAGTCGCCGAGACCTTCGCCGACCGCGCCTATCTGCGCGACGGCACCCTCATGCCGCGCGCGCGACCGGGATCGGTTCTGCACGGCGAGGCGGCCATTCGGCAAGGCCTGTCCATCGCGGTGCGCGGCGAGGTGAACGCCGAGGGCGCGCCGCTGAAGCTCGAAGCGCAGACTTTGTGCTTGCATGGCGACGGGCGAGACGCCGTCGCCCTCGCCCGTTCCTTGCGCGACGCGCTCGTACGCGAAGGCGTCACGCTGCGGGCGCCTCGTCCTTGA
- a CDS encoding biotin-dependent carboxyltransferase family protein, with product MLRVSSPGLLTTVQDLGRPATRHLGVPTGGALDAFSLRVANSLVRNPDGAPALEVTWNGPTLRFERAGVVALAGALPEAWLNDVPVAPYRPLRVEPGDELKIGRVNAGARSYLAVRGGFTGNVVFGSASTELRAGFGGHEGRALRRGDALTWREEPLETPPRLHLHASLRRVVGRATRVRFLPEAPLADLLVESSWRVSATSDRTGLRLDGPSFSSPPAAGPSEPVVPGLLQCPPDGVPIALLADSGTHGGYARFGVVARVDLPRLGQLRPGDAVRFEPVSLDAAVAALREEERVLRGLRRAVEWAYAATSRT from the coding sequence GTGCTGCGCGTTTCGAGTCCCGGCCTCCTCACGACCGTGCAAGACCTCGGCCGTCCCGCAACGCGGCACCTCGGCGTGCCGACGGGAGGCGCGCTCGACGCCTTCTCCCTGCGCGTCGCCAACAGCCTCGTTCGCAATCCGGACGGCGCGCCCGCCCTTGAGGTCACGTGGAACGGTCCGACCTTACGCTTCGAGCGCGCGGGCGTCGTGGCGCTCGCGGGCGCGCTTCCCGAAGCGTGGCTGAACGACGTCCCCGTCGCGCCTTACCGTCCCCTGCGCGTGGAGCCCGGCGACGAGCTGAAGATCGGGCGTGTGAACGCGGGCGCGCGCAGCTACCTCGCCGTGCGCGGCGGCTTCACCGGGAACGTGGTCTTCGGCAGCGCCTCCACCGAGCTTCGGGCAGGCTTCGGAGGGCACGAAGGGCGCGCGTTGCGTCGCGGCGACGCGCTGACATGGCGCGAGGAACCTCTCGAGACGCCTCCTCGCCTGCACCTTCATGCTTCGCTGCGGCGCGTCGTAGGGCGGGCGACGCGCGTGCGCTTCCTTCCAGAAGCGCCCCTCGCCGATCTCCTGGTGGAGTCCTCGTGGCGCGTCTCGGCGACGTCGGACCGCACGGGGTTGCGCCTCGACGGCCCCTCGTTCTCCTCACCGCCCGCCGCCGGGCCGTCCGAGCCGGTCGTGCCGGGCCTCTTGCAATGCCCGCCCGACGGCGTGCCCATCGCCTTGCTCGCCGATTCGGGCACGCACGGCGGCTACGCCCGCTTCGGGGTCGTGGCGCGCGTGGATCTTCCACGGCTCGGCCAACTGCGCCCCGGAGACGCCGTGCGCTTCGAACCGGTGAGCCTCGACGCCGCCGTGGCCGCCTTGCGTGAGGAGGAACGCGTCCTGCGCGGATTGCGGCGAGCGGTAGAGTGGGCGTATGCAGCGACTTCTCGAACTTGA
- the pxpB gene encoding 5-oxoprolinase subunit PxpB, producing MDHLGTKITFERLGDAGIVWRSALALALHAFLTRASLLGVTCSVPAEDVLTILYDAALVDAADLENRLRAIIPTLRPPEREPARTLTIPVSYDGPDLHDVARLTDLSPSEVIALHSGTFYEVAFLGFLPGFAYLRGLPSVLQLPRRATPRTRLEPGSVGIGGPWTAVYPLASPGGWHLLGRTSKAMFDASRDEPIVLRPGDLVRFEAV from the coding sequence ATGGATCATCTCGGCACGAAGATCACCTTTGAGCGATTGGGCGACGCGGGCATCGTGTGGCGCTCCGCCCTCGCCCTCGCCTTGCACGCGTTCTTGACGCGCGCTTCCCTGCTCGGCGTGACGTGCAGCGTTCCCGCCGAGGACGTCCTGACGATTCTGTACGACGCGGCCCTCGTCGATGCGGCCGACTTGGAGAACCGTTTGCGCGCGATCATCCCGACGCTTCGACCTCCGGAGCGAGAACCCGCCCGCACCCTCACCATTCCCGTCTCCTACGACGGGCCGGACTTGCACGACGTCGCGCGCCTCACGGACCTCTCGCCGAGCGAGGTGATCGCCTTGCACTCGGGCACCTTCTACGAAGTCGCCTTCTTGGGCTTCCTGCCCGGCTTCGCGTACTTGCGCGGCTTGCCGTCGGTGTTGCAGTTGCCGCGCCGCGCCACGCCGAGGACGCGTCTGGAGCCGGGCAGCGTCGGGATCGGCGGCCCGTGGACGGCCGTGTACCCGCTCGCCTCTCCGGGAGGCTGGCACCTTCTCGGAAGAACGTCCAAAGCGATGTTCGACGCTTCGCGCGACGAGCCGATCGTGCTGCGTCCCGGTGACCTCGTGCGCTTCGAGGCGGTGTGA
- a CDS encoding acyltransferase: MPWLRALSIPHDTSVEFGTFLADLDAQLSDPGTDRDALTRELLAQFLYARSYDALRADAPIAALNLDPRNVTLEAEYYEATDPEKFARVKPLLWLWKNFDGSPSGQSAVFGIDFRRVLARHVFKRVGRNFKAWPHVEFSVGYNMDVGNDVVVHRHVLLDDIGGIVLHDKVSLSDYVNVFSHTHSVLDMPDVTLRPTVIGRGARVTYHATVLAGSVISDDAMIATGALVRGPVEPHGIAMGVPAKVTRLKDRAAFERYEVDVRRDLAPAPRKANPDFPHPTPPQTRLPEK; the protein is encoded by the coding sequence ATGCCGTGGTTGCGCGCCCTGTCCATCCCTCATGATACAAGCGTCGAGTTCGGCACCTTCCTGGCCGACCTCGACGCGCAGCTCAGCGATCCTGGAACGGACCGTGACGCGTTGACCCGCGAACTTCTCGCGCAGTTTCTGTACGCTCGTTCTTACGACGCCTTGCGCGCCGACGCCCCGATCGCCGCCCTCAACTTGGATCCTCGAAACGTCACGCTGGAAGCCGAGTACTACGAGGCGACCGACCCGGAGAAGTTCGCGCGCGTCAAGCCGCTGTTGTGGCTGTGGAAGAACTTCGACGGCTCTCCGAGCGGTCAAAGCGCCGTGTTCGGCATCGACTTCCGCCGCGTTCTCGCGAGGCACGTCTTCAAGCGCGTCGGACGCAACTTCAAGGCGTGGCCGCACGTGGAGTTCAGCGTCGGGTACAACATGGACGTCGGGAACGACGTCGTCGTGCACCGACACGTCCTGCTCGACGACATCGGCGGCATCGTGCTGCACGACAAGGTGAGCTTGTCCGATTACGTGAACGTGTTCAGCCACACGCACAGCGTTCTCGACATGCCGGACGTGACCTTGCGTCCCACCGTCATCGGGCGGGGCGCGCGCGTGACGTACCACGCGACGGTGCTCGCGGGCAGCGTCATCAGCGACGACGCGATGATCGCGACGGGCGCGCTCGTACGCGGCCCCGTCGAACCGCACGGCATCGCGATGGGCGTGCCCGCGAAGGTCACGCGCCTCAAGGACCGCGCCGCCTTCGAACGCTACGAGGTGGACGTTCGGCGCGACTTGGCGCCCGCGCCCCGCAAAGCCAATCCGGACTTTCCGCATCCGACGCCCCCTCAGACGCGCCTGCCCGAGAAGTGA
- a CDS encoding 5-formyltetrahydrofolate cyclo-ligase, translated as MLAGDVRDFVWDTLARARAVSYPLPPHGHNPNFNGAKAAAVQLLAHERLVGARVLVVGPERALLPLRKLALAEGRVLFVPHQKKEGRYWRLGDERGAQLSSMPAFGEEVEAPNGAQAVVLASVVVARDGGRLSKGFGWGARGVPLGVPQLTLAHPIMLRDRLPCEPDSRVDLIATPREVIAPA; from the coding sequence ATGCTGGCGGGCGACGTGCGCGACTTCGTGTGGGACACGCTCGCGCGCGCGCGGGCCGTCTCGTACCCGTTGCCGCCGCACGGGCACAACCCGAACTTCAACGGGGCGAAGGCGGCGGCGGTGCAGTTGCTCGCGCACGAACGACTCGTCGGCGCCCGAGTGCTCGTCGTCGGGCCCGAGCGGGCCTTGCTGCCGCTTCGCAAGCTCGCGCTCGCCGAGGGCCGCGTGCTGTTCGTGCCGCATCAGAAGAAGGAGGGGCGGTACTGGCGTCTCGGCGACGAGCGAGGCGCGCAGCTTTCGAGCATGCCCGCGTTCGGCGAGGAAGTCGAAGCGCCGAACGGCGCGCAGGCGGTCGTCCTCGCGAGCGTCGTCGTGGCGCGAGACGGCGGGCGGTTGTCGAAAGGCTTCGGCTGGGGAGCGCGCGGCGTGCCTCTCGGCGTGCCGCAACTCACCCTCGCGCATCCCATCATGCTGCGCGACCGCCTTCCGTGCGAACCGGATTCACGCGTGGACCTCATTGCCACGCCACGAGAAGTGATCGCGCCGGCGTGA
- a CDS encoding phytanoyl-CoA dioxygenase family protein: protein MSMISPEKPASGKPDISSFDQAPIMAGLYGDGIIAQKGAFPREMIADLYDDVMRLYPEALKRPGGAVGRGRNRHYVEIHPEDIRCFEQIVTHPWFVAVCEAVLGPNYRIVELGFDVPNQGALNQPWHRDFPAPEDTTIGRRLNSLAFNMTTVDVEPDMGPFEVAPGTQWDDPSEFEHGMFPPKELYARYEARSSRKFPSMGDISARSALTIHRGTAHASAKPRPVLVIGVDAPSANNHERHDLQLTRAYYESLPPYVQQHILCRIVDKLEPIHQAHTIEGLMMGDA, encoded by the coding sequence ATGAGCATGATCAGCCCCGAAAAGCCTGCCAGCGGCAAGCCCGACATCTCGTCGTTCGACCAAGCCCCCATCATGGCGGGCTTGTACGGCGACGGCATCATCGCTCAAAAGGGCGCCTTTCCCCGTGAAATGATCGCCGACTTGTACGACGACGTCATGCGCCTGTATCCCGAAGCGCTCAAGCGCCCAGGCGGCGCCGTCGGACGCGGACGTAACCGTCACTACGTCGAGATCCATCCCGAGGACATCCGCTGCTTCGAGCAGATCGTCACGCATCCGTGGTTCGTCGCCGTGTGCGAAGCGGTGCTCGGCCCGAACTACCGCATCGTCGAGCTCGGCTTCGACGTGCCGAACCAAGGCGCGCTCAACCAACCGTGGCACCGCGACTTCCCCGCGCCCGAGGACACCACGATCGGCCGCCGCCTCAACTCGCTCGCGTTCAACATGACGACCGTCGACGTCGAGCCGGACATGGGTCCCTTCGAAGTCGCGCCGGGCACCCAGTGGGACGATCCCAGCGAGTTCGAACACGGGATGTTTCCGCCGAAGGAACTCTACGCTCGCTACGAGGCGCGCTCCTCGCGCAAGTTCCCCTCCATGGGCGACATCTCGGCGCGTTCCGCCCTCACCATTCACCGCGGCACCGCCCACGCCTCGGCCAAACCGCGCCCCGTCCTCGTGATCGGCGTGGACGCGCCCTCGGCGAACAACCACGAGCGCCACGATCTGCAACTCACGCGCGCCTACTACGAATCGCTGCCTCCGTACGTGCAGCAACACATCCTGTGCCGCATCGTGGACAAGCTCGAACCCATCCACCAAGCGCACACCATCGAAGGCCTCATGATGGGGGACGCTTGA